A region from the Phycisphaerales bacterium genome encodes:
- a CDS encoding sodium-translocating pyrophosphatase yields MAFGFNRLVKGLTRGLVLALPLIVAMFVAAPSAVAAEEAHAGGGELDIVMPDFTNTTVKAEFLGGYSGHQLLMVGLVVCGLGLVFGMWIFMKLRGMPVHRSMLDISELIYETCKAYLLRQGKFLLILWAFVAAAMLVYFKFLRHVAWGDMVMITIFSLIGIAGSYGVAWFGIRVNTFANSRAAFGALRGKPWPCYDVPLKAGMSIGMALISVELLIMLVILLFLPNAVAGKCFIGFAIGESLGAAALRIAGGIFTKIADIGSDLMKIVFKIKEDDARNPGVIADCVGDNAGDSVGPSADGFETYGVTGVALISFIMLAIMPKFLNGATDTAAATAAASTVQVQLLVWIFAMRIIMVIASAGAYFVNQALAKAKYGNASHMNFEKPLTVLVFLTSGISIVATYIASYLLIPDIYGNKELWWQLSTIITCGTLAGAIIPELVKVFTSTESKHVREVVTSSEQGGPSLNILSGFVAGNFSSYWLGIAIMVLMGVAYYIAQMGLGGIMVAPAVFAFGLVAFGFLGMGPVTIAVDSYGPVTDNAQSVFELSTIETIPDIRNEVQQQFGFEPKFEEAKAFLEENDGAGNTFKATAKPVLIGTAVVGATTMIFALIVGLTHGLTQDMDKLGLMHPPFLLGLLAGGCIIYWFTGASTQAVSTGAYRAVEFIKANIKLEGTTKASVEDSKRVVDICTRYAQAGMFNIFLGVFFATLAFAFYDSFFFIGFLVSTALFGLFQAIFMANAGGAWDNAKKIVETDPGLKKAGKGKGSELHAATVVGDTVGDPFKDTSSVAMNPVIKFSTLFGLLAVELAISLSKDGSHLTHVLAGVFFLVSAFFVWRSFYGMRIGAEK; encoded by the coding sequence ATGGCGTTTGGTTTCAACCGGCTGGTCAAAGGATTGACGCGAGGTCTGGTTCTGGCGTTGCCATTGATTGTGGCGATGTTCGTGGCTGCGCCGAGCGCGGTCGCGGCCGAGGAGGCCCACGCGGGCGGCGGCGAACTGGACATCGTGATGCCCGACTTCACGAACACGACCGTGAAGGCGGAGTTCCTGGGCGGGTACTCGGGGCACCAGTTGCTGATGGTCGGGCTTGTGGTCTGCGGGCTGGGGCTGGTCTTCGGCATGTGGATCTTCATGAAACTCCGCGGGATGCCTGTGCATCGGTCGATGCTGGACATCTCGGAACTGATCTATGAGACGTGCAAGGCGTACCTGCTGCGTCAGGGGAAGTTCCTGCTGATCCTGTGGGCGTTCGTCGCTGCGGCGATGCTGGTGTACTTCAAGTTCCTGCGTCACGTGGCGTGGGGCGACATGGTGATGATCACGATCTTCTCGCTGATCGGCATCGCCGGGAGTTACGGCGTGGCGTGGTTCGGGATTCGCGTGAACACGTTCGCGAATAGCCGGGCGGCGTTCGGGGCGCTCCGCGGGAAGCCGTGGCCCTGCTATGACGTGCCGCTGAAGGCGGGCATGTCGATCGGCATGGCGCTGATCTCGGTCGAGCTGCTCATCATGCTGGTGATTCTGCTGTTCCTCCCGAACGCGGTGGCGGGGAAGTGCTTCATCGGGTTCGCGATCGGCGAGTCGTTGGGGGCGGCGGCGCTGCGTATCGCGGGCGGCATCTTCACGAAGATCGCCGACATCGGCTCGGACCTCATGAAGATCGTCTTCAAGATCAAGGAGGACGACGCGCGGAACCCGGGCGTGATCGCCGATTGTGTCGGTGACAACGCGGGCGACTCGGTCGGCCCCTCGGCGGACGGCTTTGAGACGTATGGCGTGACGGGCGTCGCGCTGATCTCGTTCATCATGCTCGCGATCATGCCGAAGTTCCTGAACGGGGCGACGGACACCGCGGCGGCGACGGCGGCGGCGAGCACGGTGCAGGTGCAACTGCTCGTGTGGATCTTCGCGATGCGCATCATCATGGTGATCGCGTCGGCGGGAGCGTACTTTGTGAATCAGGCGCTCGCGAAGGCGAAGTACGGGAACGCGAGCCACATGAACTTCGAGAAGCCGCTGACGGTCCTGGTCTTCCTGACCTCGGGGATCTCGATCGTCGCGACGTACATCGCGTCGTACCTCCTCATCCCGGACATCTACGGGAACAAGGAACTGTGGTGGCAGTTGTCGACGATCATCACCTGTGGCACGCTGGCGGGGGCGATCATCCCCGAACTGGTCAAGGTCTTCACCTCGACCGAGAGCAAGCACGTGCGTGAGGTTGTGACGTCATCGGAGCAGGGCGGGCCGAGCCTGAACATCCTTTCGGGGTTTGTCGCGGGCAACTTCTCGTCGTACTGGCTGGGCATCGCGATCATGGTCCTTATGGGCGTGGCGTACTACATCGCGCAGATGGGCCTGGGCGGGATCATGGTGGCGCCGGCGGTCTTTGCGTTCGGGCTGGTCGCGTTCGGGTTCCTGGGCATGGGCCCGGTGACGATCGCGGTGGACAGTTATGGCCCGGTGACCGACAACGCGCAGAGTGTCTTTGAGTTGTCGACCATCGAGACGATCCCGGATATCCGCAACGAGGTCCAGCAGCAGTTTGGCTTCGAGCCCAAGTTCGAGGAGGCCAAGGCCTTCCTCGAGGAGAACGACGGCGCGGGCAACACGTTCAAGGCGACGGCGAAGCCCGTGCTCATCGGGACGGCGGTCGTGGGCGCGACGACGATGATCTTCGCGCTGATCGTCGGCTTGACGCACGGTTTGACGCAGGACATGGACAAGTTGGGCCTGATGCACCCGCCGTTCCTGCTGGGTCTCCTGGCGGGCGGCTGCATCATCTACTGGTTCACGGGGGCCTCGACGCAGGCGGTCTCGACCGGCGCGTATCGCGCGGTGGAGTTCATCAAGGCGAACATCAAACTCGAGGGCACCACGAAGGCGAGCGTCGAGGACAGCAAGCGCGTCGTGGACATCTGCACGCGGTACGCGCAGGCGGGCATGTTCAACATCTTCTTGGGCGTCTTCTTCGCGACGCTCGCGTTCGCGTTCTATGACTCGTTCTTCTTCATTGGCTTCCTGGTTTCGACGGCTCTATTCGGGCTCTTCCAGGCGATCTTCATGGCCAACGCCGGCGGCGCGTGGGACAACGCGAAGAAGATCGTCGAGACCGACCCTGGGCTGAAGAAGGCCGGGAAGGGCAAAGGGAGCGAACTCCACGCGGCGACGGTCGTGGGCGACACGGTCGGCGACCCCTTCAAGGACACCTCGTCGGTCGCGATGAACCCGGTCATCAAGTTCTCGACGCTCTTCGGCCTGCTCGCGGTCGAGTTGGCGATCAGCCTGTCGAAGGATGGATCGCACCTGACGCACGTTCTGGCCGGGGTCTTCTTCCTGGTCTCGGCATTCTTCGTGTGGCGTTCGTTCTACGGGATGCGGATCGGCGCAGAGAAGTAA
- the rpsU gene encoding 30S ribosomal protein S21, whose amino-acid sequence MAIRVKARSGESVEGMMRRFKKLCDREGLTKDIKRREFFEKPSERRRRADRKSLNRRLKGDPIK is encoded by the coding sequence ATGGCGATTCGGGTGAAGGCGCGCAGCGGGGAGTCCGTCGAGGGGATGATGCGGCGGTTCAAGAAGTTGTGCGACCGCGAGGGTCTCACCAAGGACATCAAGCGTCGCGAGTTCTTCGAGAAGCCCTCGGAGCGTCGTCGGCGTGCGGACCGCAAGAGCCTGAATCGCCGTTTGAAAGGCGATCCGATCAAGTAA
- a CDS encoding HD domain-containing protein has protein sequence MIDRADAALSALQAVAESRLLYGSDHKVYGERLESARVALETWLAEGAATALLFSDRVVVGEASIPSGTRILAGVLGRLQRLGVAAVTFLPGVTQAEIESLIVSVETATDSFFRGSAHVHLRSIAAGVPANEPGQRTNLTSPRGTSTLANDNASGPIGTIDESTRGAFVPENVASTLQNVIVPLAQSGELDAGGVTNLAASLAGEIANSRTTMISLAAVRNHDEYTFVHTINVSMMSAGLAEAIGLRPDHVHDITCAALLHDVGKQRVPTEILNKAGKLNDEELAIIRRHPIDGAKILLGRKDVPDVAVAVALEHHMHRTGGGYPSMPEGWTMHVSSQIVQVADVFDALRTHRPYRAALPLHEFKELMLKDSPRIFDPELLSVFFERVASRTSREAA, from the coding sequence ATGATCGATCGCGCCGATGCCGCCCTGAGCGCCCTCCAGGCCGTCGCCGAGTCGCGCCTGCTCTATGGCTCCGACCACAAGGTCTATGGCGAACGCCTCGAGAGCGCTCGGGTCGCCCTCGAGACCTGGCTCGCCGAGGGAGCCGCGACGGCGCTCCTCTTCTCCGATCGCGTCGTGGTGGGGGAGGCGTCGATCCCCTCGGGCACTCGGATTCTTGCGGGAGTCCTTGGTCGACTACAGCGACTCGGCGTCGCCGCGGTGACGTTCCTGCCCGGCGTCACCCAGGCCGAGATCGAGTCCCTGATCGTCAGTGTCGAGACGGCCACCGACTCCTTCTTCCGCGGCTCGGCCCACGTCCACCTGCGCTCCATCGCCGCGGGAGTGCCAGCCAACGAGCCCGGTCAACGCACCAATCTCACCTCACCGCGAGGAACTTCCACACTCGCCAACGACAACGCATCTGGCCCCATCGGCACGATCGATGAATCCACACGAGGCGCCTTCGTCCCCGAGAACGTTGCCAGCACCCTCCAGAACGTCATCGTCCCCCTCGCGCAGAGCGGCGAGCTCGACGCCGGCGGCGTCACCAACCTTGCCGCGAGCCTCGCGGGCGAGATCGCCAACAGCCGGACGACGATGATCTCCCTCGCCGCGGTCCGCAACCACGACGAGTACACGTTTGTCCACACGATCAACGTCTCGATGATGTCCGCGGGGCTCGCCGAGGCGATCGGACTGCGACCGGACCATGTCCACGACATCACCTGCGCGGCGCTTCTCCACGACGTGGGGAAGCAGCGCGTGCCGACCGAGATCCTCAACAAGGCCGGGAAACTCAACGACGAGGAACTCGCGATCATCCGACGCCACCCCATCGACGGGGCCAAGATTCTTCTCGGGCGAAAGGACGTCCCCGACGTCGCCGTCGCCGTGGCGCTCGAGCACCACATGCACCGGACGGGGGGTGGGTATCCGAGTATGCCCGAGGGCTGGACGATGCACGTCTCCAGCCAGATCGTCCAGGTCGCCGACGTCTTCGACGCGCTGCGGACGCACCGCCCGTATCGTGCCGCGCTGCCCTTGCATGAGTTCAAGGAACTCATGCTGAAGGACTCGCCCCGGATCTTCGATCCCGAGCTGCTCAGCGTCTTCTTTGAGCGTGTCGCCTCGCGAACCTCACGCGAAGCGGCCTGA
- a CDS encoding citrate synthase (catalyzes the formation of citrate from acetyl-CoA and oxaloacetate), with the protein MGNYSKGLEGVVAAETKMSFIDGEKGVLEYVGIAIDDLARNSTFEETTFLLWNCRLPNKSELDAFSSDLRSRYDLPNGMEARLQTIPKTAQPMHMLRTMVSSLALHDAEPNSIDIPALRNKALNILAQTPTIVAAYDRIRRGLPIVQPRKDLSFAANFLYMLNGTEPTPTMVRAFDACMILHADHGLNNSTFAARVVSSTQSDMYSAITAAIGSLRGPLHGGANEDVMRMLNQIPSVESVEGIIQDKLANKAKIAGFGHRVYKAYDPRATYLKTLAKQLATDTGNQSLYEKSQAIEQVMLREKAAKGIYPNVDFYSATTYHCIGLQLDLFTPMFALSRIAGWAGHVIEQLSDNRLYRPKAEYVGPHGVRYTPMGERPF; encoded by the coding sequence ATGGGGAACTACTCGAAGGGACTGGAAGGCGTCGTCGCCGCGGAAACGAAGATGTCGTTCATCGACGGCGAGAAGGGCGTGCTGGAGTACGTCGGGATCGCGATCGACGACCTGGCACGGAACTCGACGTTTGAGGAGACGACGTTCCTTCTATGGAACTGCCGCCTGCCCAATAAGAGCGAACTCGACGCGTTCTCGAGCGATCTCCGCTCGCGGTATGACCTCCCCAACGGGATGGAGGCCCGCCTCCAGACGATTCCCAAGACGGCCCAGCCGATGCACATGCTGCGGACGATGGTCTCGTCGCTCGCGCTGCACGATGCCGAGCCGAACTCCATCGACATTCCCGCCCTGCGGAACAAGGCCCTGAACATCCTGGCCCAGACGCCGACGATCGTGGCGGCGTACGACCGCATTCGCCGCGGGCTACCCATAGTACAGCCCCGGAAGGATCTCTCCTTCGCGGCGAACTTCCTGTACATGCTCAACGGCACCGAGCCGACGCCGACGATGGTCCGCGCGTTCGACGCGTGCATGATCCTGCACGCCGACCACGGGCTCAACAACTCGACGTTCGCGGCTCGCGTGGTCAGCAGCACGCAGAGCGACATGTACTCGGCGATCACGGCGGCGATCGGCTCCCTGCGTGGGCCGCTCCACGGCGGGGCGAACGAGGACGTGATGCGCATGCTGAACCAGATCCCCAGCGTCGAGTCGGTCGAGGGGATCATCCAGGACAAACTCGCGAACAAGGCGAAGATCGCCGGGTTCGGGCACCGCGTGTACAAGGCGTACGACCCGCGCGCGACCTATCTCAAGACGCTCGCCAAGCAGTTGGCGACGGACACGGGCAACCAGAGCCTGTACGAGAAGAGCCAGGCGATCGAGCAGGTGATGCTCCGCGAGAAGGCGGCGAAGGGGATCTACCCCAACGTCGATTTCTACTCCGCGACGACGTATCACTGCATCGGGCTGCAGTTGGATCTCTTCACGCCGATGTTCGCCCTCTCTCGCATCGCGGGCTGGGCGGGACACGTGATCGAGCAGTTGAGCGACAATCGCCTGTATCGTCCGAAGGCCGAGTACGTCGGGCCGCACGGTGTTCGGTACACGCCGATGGGCGAGCGGCCTTTTTAA
- a CDS encoding rhomboid family intramembrane serine protease produces the protein MIIPIGTDRPLKRRTFVTYALIAANIAVFAVELTQRHANSGSLNEVNWMLEQFDLGRETRRDFWRFITYQFLHDPYGWMHIVGNMLFLFVFGPNLEDRLGRLGFLAFYLVGGILAGLAHIAVSPHPVLGASGAIAAVTGAYLVLFPKTSIKILIFFFLIGIYEVPAWAAVVFAIGRDILTATSVDPDVSWQAHLGGYAFGIVVTLLLTVTKILPRERWDLIGHLGHAARRREIRDAARTYENRQNHVKAKETPEDPRVELLAARRAEVSTFLSSNDVSAATDAYARLLVEFPDASRNATLTRQNQILIANEFFRAGRYAEALRTYELFASAYARDPQTPHVRLVAALIRVRYLSHETDAARLAAHSAAREDLRAAASRLDADDAELARQLEAELLPIPESKP, from the coding sequence GTGATCATTCCGATCGGGACAGATCGACCTCTCAAGCGGCGGACCTTCGTCACGTACGCCCTCATCGCCGCCAACATCGCCGTCTTCGCGGTCGAGTTGACCCAGCGCCACGCGAACTCGGGGAGCCTGAACGAGGTCAACTGGATGCTCGAGCAGTTCGACCTGGGGCGTGAGACCCGCAGGGACTTCTGGCGATTCATCACCTACCAGTTCCTCCACGATCCCTACGGCTGGATGCACATCGTCGGGAACATGCTCTTCCTCTTCGTCTTCGGGCCGAATCTCGAGGACCGCCTCGGTCGCCTGGGGTTCCTTGCGTTCTACCTTGTCGGTGGGATTCTTGCCGGGCTCGCCCATATTGCCGTCTCGCCTCATCCCGTGCTCGGAGCGTCGGGAGCCATTGCCGCCGTGACCGGGGCGTATCTTGTCCTCTTTCCAAAGACCTCGATCAAGATTCTGATCTTCTTTTTTCTGATCGGGATCTACGAGGTCCCCGCGTGGGCCGCGGTGGTCTTCGCGATCGGCCGCGACATCCTCACCGCGACCTCCGTCGATCCCGACGTCTCGTGGCAGGCCCACCTCGGCGGCTACGCCTTCGGCATCGTCGTCACCCTGCTCCTCACCGTCACCAAAATCCTCCCGCGCGAACGCTGGGACCTCATCGGGCATCTCGGCCACGCCGCACGCCGGCGCGAGATCCGCGACGCCGCCCGCACCTACGAGAACCGCCAGAACCACGTCAAGGCAAAGGAAACCCCAGAAGACCCGCGCGTCGAACTACTCGCGGCACGAAGGGCCGAGGTCTCCACCTTCCTCTCCAGCAACGACGTGTCCGCGGCTACCGACGCCTACGCCAGACTCCTCGTCGAGTTTCCAGACGCCTCACGCAACGCCACCCTCACACGCCAGAACCAGATCCTGATCGCCAACGAGTTCTTCCGTGCGGGGCGATATGCCGAGGCGCTCCGCACATACGAACTCTTCGCGAGCGCCTACGCGAGAGACCCGCAAACGCCGCACGTCCGCCTTGTCGCGGCTCTTATCCGCGTGCGATACCTCTCTCACGAAACCGACGCCGCTCGGCTCGCGGCCCACTCGGCCGCGCGCGAAGATTTGCGCGCCGCCGCATCCAGACTCGACGCCGACGACGCCGAACTTGCCCGTCAACTCGAAGCCGAACTCCTCCCCATCCCGGAATCCAAGCCATGA
- the efp gene encoding elongation factor P, translating to MKATELRQGLGVKIDNKLAVLTGVEHRTPGNLRAFIQIKYKEILSGKSLERRLGSSDDIEVIDLDRRTMEYLYSDSTGATFMDTESYEQFVMPEDVLGDALKFLRPNAQTIVLLHDGNPVTLELPPAVELTVKDCPPEVKGATVSNQTKDATMETGLVTRVPAFIKPGEALRISTADGSYQSRA from the coding sequence ATGAAAGCGACCGAACTTCGACAGGGCCTTGGCGTGAAGATCGACAACAAACTCGCGGTGCTGACGGGCGTCGAGCACCGCACGCCCGGGAACCTCCGCGCGTTCATCCAGATCAAGTACAAGGAGATCCTCTCGGGCAAGTCGCTCGAGCGTCGCCTTGGCTCATCGGACGACATCGAGGTGATCGATCTCGATCGGCGGACGATGGAGTATCTCTACTCCGACTCCACGGGCGCGACGTTCATGGACACCGAGTCATACGAACAGTTCGTGATGCCCGAGGACGTGCTGGGTGATGCGCTCAAGTTCCTCCGCCCGAACGCGCAGACGATCGTGCTGCTCCACGATGGCAACCCCGTGACGCTCGAACTTCCTCCCGCGGTGGAGTTGACGGTGAAGGACTGCCCGCCCGAAGTGAAGGGCGCGACGGTCTCGAATCAGACAAAGGACGCGACGATGGAGACGGGGCTCGTGACGCGGGTGCCCGCGTTCATCAAGCCGGGCGAGGCGCTGCGCATCAGCACAGCAGACGGCTCGTACCAGTCGCGGGCCTGA
- a CDS encoding nitroreductase family protein, which translates to MPSTRTPDPRSADAGLFLDSAPPAKRLHYLLNYAIMAPSAHNAQPWKFRVAEHHVEFHHDHERILPVVDPHGRESLISVACAVESFRIAMRRFGLSDQVEWNPSAAPHEPVAIVRMEGRHTPSAQELRLFDAIPNRRTNRMAFDPRPVATSELDALRAIVHGAHHDGAPTTVRLDATSDAFAKHEIAELVAQADRVQFADEKFRTELAYWMRPNDTDKGDGLPAYAQGMSGRVWDILSHAGPFIMRTFDVGKGRAAKDRQLAEGSPALAIMHTDADDHAAWLATGAAMTRLLLASTSMGISASYLNQPIEVETLRPKLSELIATRLSGRSIKNDFEEESDLPDANQSPTINPQILLRLGYADYTPATPRRPLADFIMDGSEIE; encoded by the coding sequence ATGCCCTCCACACGCACGCCAGATCCACGCAGCGCCGACGCCGGACTTTTTCTCGACTCGGCCCCGCCTGCCAAGCGACTCCACTATCTCCTCAACTACGCCATCATGGCTCCGAGCGCGCACAACGCGCAGCCCTGGAAGTTCAGAGTCGCCGAGCACCATGTCGAGTTCCACCACGACCACGAGCGCATCCTCCCCGTCGTCGATCCGCACGGACGCGAGAGCCTGATCTCCGTCGCCTGTGCCGTGGAATCATTCCGGATCGCGATGCGGCGCTTCGGGCTTTCTGATCAGGTCGAGTGGAATCCCAGTGCCGCGCCTCATGAACCTGTCGCCATCGTCCGCATGGAAGGCCGGCACACTCCCTCGGCCCAGGAACTCCGCCTCTTCGACGCCATCCCCAACCGTCGCACCAATCGCATGGCATTCGATCCCAGGCCTGTCGCCACCAGCGAACTCGACGCCCTGCGAGCCATCGTGCACGGGGCGCACCACGACGGCGCGCCCACGACGGTGCGCCTCGATGCGACGAGCGACGCCTTCGCCAAGCACGAGATCGCCGAACTCGTCGCCCAGGCCGACCGCGTCCAGTTCGCCGACGAGAAGTTCCGCACAGAACTCGCCTACTGGATGCGACCCAACGACACCGACAAAGGCGACGGCCTCCCCGCCTACGCCCAGGGCATGTCCGGCCGCGTCTGGGACATCCTCTCCCACGCCGGACCCTTCATCATGCGCACGTTCGACGTCGGCAAGGGCCGAGCCGCGAAAGACCGCCAACTCGCCGAAGGCTCCCCCGCCCTCGCCATCATGCACACCGACGCCGACGATCACGCCGCCTGGCTCGCCACCGGCGCCGCCATGACCAGACTCCTTCTTGCCTCCACATCCATGGGTATCTCCGCCTCATACCTCAATCAACCCATCGAGGTCGAGACTCTCAGGCCGAAACTCTCGGAACTGATCGCCACGCGTCTCTCGGGACGCTCGATCAAGAATGACTTTGAGGAGGAGAGCGATCTGCCCGACGCGAATCAATCGCCGACGATCAATCCGCAGATTCTTCTGCGTTTGGGCTATGCCGACTACACCCCCGCCACGCCTCGCCGCCCTCTCGCCGACTTCATCATGGATGGCAGCGAGATCGAGTGA
- a CDS encoding radical SAM protein, with translation MGALYTAPKELPHHDARDEGFLRGVAMGEARLTTEQAMTLWHGASLHEIGRWADARCRVIHGDRLRTYIIDRNINYTNVCNARCTFCAFRRDGDESDAYTLSKEQIHEKIAELVAIGGTQILMQGGMNPDLPLEWYIDLLRSIKEKFPGVHIHAFSPPEMVEFVHFFNPPGATFEAKVRWVLSRLRDAGLDSLPGGGGEIFADPVRRKIGLGKCDAESWLTVMYVAHTLGMFTSATMMFGHVEGYADRVHHMLLVREWQDKALREGVNGAGHYKAFISWPFQRENTPLGRVPDWGADARELSMEFPGDAVARAWDFGRGVGAQPAGKRAADVFAFDEMDRTTYPTASLFGKRVRMSGATEYLRTQALSRLVLDNVYSIGSSWVTMGPHVGQVGLFYGANDMGSVMMEENVVSSAGTTYCLDEAVLCRLIRDAGFVPAQRDNSYDVLRVQAGAESPDLQVRDWSTHRARRLHRESKTEQASTAGGPATLTVGAT, from the coding sequence ATGGGCGCGCTGTACACCGCACCGAAGGAACTCCCCCACCACGACGCGCGCGACGAGGGATTTCTTCGCGGTGTGGCGATGGGAGAGGCTCGGCTGACGACGGAGCAGGCGATGACGCTGTGGCATGGCGCGTCGCTGCACGAGATCGGGCGCTGGGCGGACGCGCGATGCCGCGTGATCCATGGCGATCGTCTGCGAACATACATCATCGACAGGAACATCAACTACACGAACGTGTGCAACGCGAGGTGCACGTTCTGCGCGTTCCGGCGCGATGGCGACGAGAGCGACGCCTACACGCTGAGCAAAGAGCAGATCCACGAGAAGATCGCGGAACTCGTGGCGATCGGCGGGACGCAGATCCTGATGCAGGGCGGGATGAATCCGGACCTGCCTCTGGAGTGGTACATCGATCTGTTGCGATCGATCAAGGAGAAGTTCCCGGGGGTGCACATCCACGCGTTCAGCCCGCCGGAGATGGTGGAGTTTGTGCACTTCTTCAATCCGCCTGGTGCGACGTTCGAGGCGAAGGTGAGGTGGGTGTTGTCGCGATTGCGCGACGCGGGGCTGGACTCATTGCCCGGCGGCGGTGGCGAGATCTTTGCGGACCCGGTGCGGCGGAAGATCGGCCTGGGCAAGTGCGACGCGGAGAGTTGGCTGACGGTGATGTATGTCGCGCACACGCTCGGAATGTTCACGAGCGCGACGATGATGTTCGGGCACGTGGAGGGGTACGCCGATCGCGTGCACCACATGTTGCTGGTGCGCGAGTGGCAGGACAAGGCGCTGCGCGAGGGGGTGAACGGGGCGGGGCACTACAAGGCGTTCATCTCGTGGCCGTTCCAGCGGGAGAACACGCCGCTCGGTCGGGTGCCGGATTGGGGCGCGGATGCGCGTGAACTCTCGATGGAGTTCCCGGGCGATGCGGTCGCGCGGGCGTGGGACTTTGGCCGTGGCGTAGGCGCGCAGCCGGCAGGGAAGCGAGCGGCGGATGTCTTCGCGTTCGACGAGATGGACCGGACCACGTATCCGACGGCGTCGCTGTTTGGCAAGCGCGTGCGGATGAGCGGGGCGACCGAGTATCTGCGGACGCAGGCGCTCTCGCGGCTGGTGCTGGACAATGTCTATTCGATCGGGAGTTCGTGGGTGACGATGGGGCCGCATGTCGGGCAAGTGGGGCTGTTCTATGGCGCCAACGACATGGGGAGCGTGATGATGGAGGAGAACGTGGTGTCGTCGGCGGGGACGACGTATTGCCTGGACGAGGCGGTGTTGTGCCGATTGATCCGGGATGCGGGGTTTGTGCCGGCGCAACGGGACAACTCGTACGACGTGCTGCGGGTGCAGGCAGGGGCGGAATCACCGGACTTGCAGGTGAGAGATTGGTCCACGCACCGGGCGCGGCGGCTGCACCGTGAATCAAAGACCGAGCAGGCATCAACGGCTGGTGGGCCCGCGACGCTGACGGTTGGGGCGACGTGA